The sequence ATGGACCTTCTATGATCTTGATGGTTTCACCAACGATAAACGGTTCACTCATGCTCATGCCGCCGGCTTCGCTCATCTCGTCCATTTTGCCCAGCATTTTATTCACTTCAGCTTTACGCAGGGCAATAGGATTTTCTTTTCCCAGGAAATGGATCACATTGCTGGTATTCTTGATGGTGTCGCGCAGGTCATCAACCAGTTTGCCTTCTACGATCTCGATCATTACATAACCGGGATAGTAGTTACGTTCGCGCATCACTTTTTTACCATTCTGCACTTTATACACTTTCTCCACCGGAAGGAATACCTGCTTAACAACCTCGCTCCAGCCACCACGGCTAATTTCCTTATCCAGGTATTCTTTGACCTTACGTTCCTTGCCACTCACCACCCGCAGCACATACCATTTGGTCTCTTGTTGGTTAACGATTTCTTCCATTATGCAAAAAATGAATAGATGAGTTTCAGTAAAGAATTTGATGCAAAGTCCATCAGCCATACGATCAGGGTGATCAGCAGCGTGGCTACCAATACGATCATGGTAGACTGTTGCAACTGTACCCATGAAGGCCAGGTTACTTTCTCAACCAGTTCTTTATAAGACTCGCTGAAGTATGTAGTTATTTTATTCATAATGATTCACTGGCACGGGCAACAGGATTCGAACCCGTATCAAAGGTTTTGGAGACCTCTATTCTACCATTGAACTATGCCCGTAAAATTAAAGTCAAAAGTAAAAATTTAAAAGTAAAGTGGCGCAAACCACTTTTACTTCCAAATTTTTACTTTCTATATTACTGAAAAATTATTTCAGGATCTCAGTCACCTGACCGGCACCTACGGTACGGCCACCTTCGCGGATCGCGAATTTCAGACCTTTTTCCATAGCGATCGGTTGGATCAGGGTAACTTTCAGGTTGGTGTTA comes from Flavihumibacter fluvii and encodes:
- the nusG gene encoding transcription termination/antitermination protein NusG, whose translation is MEEIVNQQETKWYVLRVVSGKERKVKEYLDKEISRGGWSEVVKQVFLPVEKVYKVQNGKKVMRERNYYPGYVMIEIVEGKLVDDLRDTIKNTSNVIHFLGKENPIALRKAEVNKMLGKMDEMSEAGGMSMSEPFIVGETIKIIEGPFNDFNGIIEEVNDEKKKLKVTVKIFGRSTPVELNYMQVEKLS
- the secE gene encoding preprotein translocase subunit SecE, whose protein sequence is MNKITTYFSESYKELVEKVTWPSWVQLQQSTMIVLVATLLITLIVWLMDFASNSLLKLIYSFFA